A genomic region of Chlorobaculum parvum NCIB 8327 contains the following coding sequences:
- the mnmE gene encoding tRNA uridine-5-carboxymethylaminomethyl(34) synthesis GTPase MnmE has product MSSSDLHLPVPGHPIAAIATPVGVGALAIVRISGAGVLDLADRVFRKAHGSEKLADAAGYTAHFGRLYDGEEMVDEVIALVFRAPRSFTAEEMVEFTCHGGPVVVGRVLRLMLDKGCRLAEPGEFTRRAFLNGRIDLLQAEAIGEMIHARTESAYRTAISQMKGDLSAQLGALREQLIRSRALIELELDFSEEDVEFQSRDELTAQVETLRIEVNRLIDSYQHGRLVSEGVATVIAGKPNAGKSTLLNTLLGQERAIVSHMPGTTRDYIEECFIHDKTMFRLTDTAGLREAGEEIEHEGIRRSRMKMAEADLILYLLDLGTERLDDELTEIRELKAVHPEAKFLTVANKLDRADNSGDLIRAITDGTGTEVIGISALNGDGIAKLKQHMGELTKGLDKLHEASVLVTSLRHYEALRNASDALQNALELIEHQSETELIAFELRAALDYVGEITGKVVNEEVLNTIFDKFCIGK; this is encoded by the coding sequence ATGTCATCCTCCGATCTTCATCTTCCCGTTCCCGGCCATCCCATTGCCGCCATCGCTACTCCGGTTGGCGTCGGGGCGCTCGCCATCGTGCGCATCAGCGGCGCGGGCGTGCTCGACCTGGCCGACCGCGTTTTCCGCAAGGCGCACGGCAGCGAAAAGCTCGCCGATGCCGCCGGATACACTGCGCACTTCGGGCGTCTCTACGACGGCGAAGAGATGGTCGATGAGGTGATCGCGCTGGTGTTCCGCGCGCCGCGCTCTTTTACCGCCGAGGAGATGGTGGAGTTCACCTGCCACGGCGGGCCGGTGGTGGTCGGGCGCGTGCTGCGGTTGATGCTCGACAAGGGTTGCCGCCTCGCCGAACCGGGCGAGTTCACGCGCCGCGCCTTCCTCAACGGGCGCATCGATCTCTTGCAGGCCGAAGCGATCGGTGAGATGATCCATGCCCGCACCGAATCGGCGTATCGCACGGCGATCAGCCAGATGAAAGGCGACCTCTCGGCGCAGCTCGGCGCACTGCGCGAACAGCTCATCCGCTCGCGGGCACTCATCGAACTCGAACTCGACTTCAGCGAGGAGGATGTCGAGTTCCAGAGCCGCGACGAACTGACCGCGCAGGTCGAAACGCTCCGGATCGAAGTGAACCGGCTCATCGACTCCTACCAGCACGGACGGCTCGTCAGTGAGGGTGTCGCCACGGTTATCGCCGGAAAGCCGAACGCCGGTAAATCAACGCTGCTCAACACGTTACTCGGCCAGGAGCGCGCCATCGTCAGCCACATGCCCGGCACCACGCGCGACTACATCGAGGAGTGTTTCATCCACGACAAGACAATGTTTCGCCTCACCGACACCGCCGGACTGCGCGAAGCGGGCGAGGAGATCGAGCACGAAGGCATCCGCCGAAGCCGCATGAAGATGGCCGAAGCCGACCTGATTCTCTACCTGCTCGACCTCGGCACGGAGCGGCTCGACGACGAACTCACGGAAATCCGCGAGCTGAAGGCGGTGCATCCCGAAGCGAAATTCCTCACCGTCGCCAACAAGCTCGACCGCGCCGACAACTCGGGCGATCTCATCCGCGCCATCACCGATGGCACCGGCACGGAAGTCATCGGCATTTCCGCGCTCAACGGCGACGGCATCGCCAAGCTCAAGCAGCACATGGGCGAGCTTACCAAAGGCCTCGACAAACTCCACGAAGCGAGCGTGCTCGTCACCAGCCTCCGCCACTACGAAGCGCTGCGCAACGCCTCCGACGCCCTGCAGAACGCCCTCGAACTTATCGAACACCAGAGCGAAACCGAACTCATCGCCTTCGAACTCCGAGCCGCCCTCGACTACGTCGGAGAAATCACCGGAAAGGTGGTGAACGAAGAGGTACTGAATACGATTTTTGACAAGTTTTGTATCGGGAAATAG
- the mazG gene encoding nucleoside triphosphate pyrophosphohydrolase, whose translation MKHEANPSIEILKESVLNHNAVTPAEHFERVVNLVRVLRSECPWDRKQTPESLAHLLLEESYELVHAIDTGDDPELKKELGDLFLHVCFQVLLADEAGKFSFVDVFEALCHKLISRHPHVFGDVKADTEQAVLGNWENLKMKEGRKSLLEGVPNAMSELLRAYRVQKKVAGVGFDWPSDEGVLDKLTEEIGELRHAADKSEREEEFGDLLFTIVNYSRFIDTNPEDALRKATNKFMDRFRKVEESVQASGKSWQEFSAEELDSLWNEAKKS comes from the coding sequence ATGAAGCACGAAGCGAACCCGTCCATCGAAATCCTCAAGGAGTCCGTTCTCAACCACAACGCCGTCACGCCTGCCGAGCACTTCGAGCGGGTGGTGAACCTCGTGCGGGTGCTGCGTTCGGAGTGCCCGTGGGATCGCAAGCAGACGCCGGAGTCGCTGGCGCATCTCTTGCTCGAAGAGAGCTATGAGCTGGTGCACGCCATCGACACGGGCGACGATCCGGAGCTGAAAAAGGAGCTGGGCGATCTCTTCCTGCACGTCTGCTTTCAGGTGCTGCTGGCCGACGAGGCGGGCAAATTCTCGTTCGTCGATGTCTTCGAGGCGCTTTGCCACAAGCTCATCAGCCGCCACCCGCACGTGTTTGGGGATGTGAAGGCCGACACGGAGCAGGCGGTACTCGGCAACTGGGAAAATCTGAAAATGAAGGAGGGGCGCAAGAGCCTGCTGGAAGGGGTGCCGAACGCGATGTCCGAACTGCTGCGGGCCTACCGGGTGCAGAAAAAGGTGGCGGGCGTCGGCTTCGATTGGCCAAGTGACGAAGGCGTGCTCGACAAGCTCACCGAGGAGATCGGCGAATTGCGTCATGCGGCGGACAAGAGCGAGCGTGAGGAGGAGTTCGGCGACCTGCTCTTCACCATCGTCAACTACAGCCGCTTCATCGACACCAACCCCGAAGACGCTCTACGCAAGGCGACCAACAAATTCATGGATCGTTTCCGCAAAGTCGAAGAGTCCGTGCAGGCGTCGGGAAAAAGCTGGCAGGAGTTTTCAGCCGAGGAGCTGGACTCGCTTTGGAACGAGGCGAAAAAATCATGA
- a CDS encoding alpha/beta hydrolase produces the protein MSEHHLETTISGRYLVEVPDGDGPFPLLAGFHGYGQTAEDELELLRKIPCSEPFVLCAIEAQHSFINSKGQPGASWMTRRDRELRIAENVRYVDAVIGRVMAELPVDGRLVLHGFSQGAGMACRAAVLGRHAVSAVMLLGGDIPPELNDLAKLHAVQIGCGSNDHFYRKQQLDSDVTRLREAGIDPTVCEYAGGHVPTDDYFKAAGRFLTMMR, from the coding sequence ATGAGCGAACACCATCTCGAAACCACCATCAGCGGACGCTACCTTGTTGAAGTGCCGGATGGCGACGGCCCTTTTCCATTGCTTGCCGGATTCCACGGCTACGGCCAGACCGCTGAAGACGAACTCGAACTGCTTCGGAAAATTCCCTGTTCGGAGCCCTTCGTACTCTGCGCCATAGAAGCGCAGCACTCCTTCATCAACTCGAAAGGCCAGCCCGGCGCAAGCTGGATGACCCGCCGCGACCGCGAGCTGCGCATCGCCGAAAACGTGCGCTACGTTGATGCTGTTATCGGCAGGGTGATGGCGGAGCTGCCTGTCGACGGTCGCCTCGTACTGCACGGCTTTTCGCAAGGCGCGGGCATGGCCTGCCGCGCAGCCGTGCTCGGACGCCACGCGGTCAGTGCGGTGATGTTGCTCGGTGGTGACATCCCGCCCGAACTCAACGATCTCGCAAAGCTGCACGCCGTGCAAATCGGATGTGGAAGCAACGACCATTTTTATCGGAAGCAACAGCTTGATTCGGATGTCACCCGCTTGCGAGAGGCTGGGATCGATCCAACGGTTTGCGAGTACGCAGGAGGCCACGTACCGACTGACGATTATTTCAAAGCTGCGGGTCGGTTTCTAACAATGATGAGGTGA
- a CDS encoding tetratricopeptide repeat protein, giving the protein MRTYRAMRCSGFVQGVVVLTICLLCFVQTAMAGTSAEELVDRGIEIGQRGDYDGAIELFSQALRLSPNNAEAYYNRGLARSVIGDLNGAIDDYTQTIQRKPRSFEAYNNRGFTRAALGRYAEALVDISLAIAIEPKMAQLYNNRGAVRMSMSNYRGAIADFSSAIDLDPVLAGAYNNRGLARGLDGDLDGSIGDFTLAVRIDPRYTVAWYNRGNARVSKDDVQGAVEDYTKVLVLDPEMVAARNNRAFARLTLGDHAGALSDLDRVVEAFPDDATGWYNRGVVRKVAGDRLGAIADLTRAAELGDSLAVTVLEELIAPEH; this is encoded by the coding sequence GTGAGAACCTATCGAGCAATGCGTTGCAGCGGCTTTGTGCAGGGCGTCGTGGTGTTGACGATCTGCCTTCTCTGCTTTGTGCAGACGGCGATGGCTGGCACTTCTGCCGAAGAGCTGGTTGATCGCGGTATCGAGATTGGCCAGCGTGGGGATTATGATGGTGCGATCGAGTTGTTTTCCCAGGCATTACGGCTCAGCCCGAACAATGCGGAGGCTTATTACAATCGCGGTCTTGCTCGCAGCGTTATCGGCGATCTGAACGGCGCGATTGACGATTATACGCAGACAATTCAACGAAAGCCCCGCTCATTCGAGGCGTATAACAATCGCGGTTTTACCAGAGCAGCGCTCGGTCGGTATGCAGAAGCGCTTGTGGATATCTCCCTTGCCATTGCCATCGAACCGAAGATGGCACAATTGTATAACAACCGCGGTGCGGTGCGCATGTCCATGAGCAATTACCGGGGAGCTATCGCCGATTTCAGCAGTGCCATCGATCTTGATCCGGTGCTCGCCGGAGCGTACAATAATCGGGGACTTGCCAGAGGTCTGGATGGCGATCTGGATGGATCGATCGGGGATTTCACGCTTGCGGTGAGGATCGATCCGCGTTACACGGTCGCCTGGTATAACCGGGGCAATGCGCGTGTTTCCAAGGATGATGTTCAGGGTGCGGTTGAGGATTACACGAAGGTGCTGGTGCTCGATCCCGAGATGGTTGCAGCCCGAAACAACCGCGCTTTTGCCCGACTCACGCTTGGTGATCATGCCGGAGCGTTAAGCGATCTGGACCGGGTTGTGGAGGCTTTTCCGGATGATGCGACAGGCTGGTACAACCGTGGGGTGGTCAGGAAAGTTGCCGGTGATCGCCTGGGAGCGATTGCCGACCTGACGAGGGCGGCGGAGCTGGGGGATTCGCTGGCCGTCACGGTACTTGAAGAGCTGATCGCACCGGAGCATTGA
- a CDS encoding prohibitin family protein, which produces MNFLVFLGVILLVIGVANRSTNKPGKRVSGVLKIAGIVIVILGLLSSVFRIVEPGKVGVKSLFGKVQPTILTSGLNIINPLEKVEFFDVTTQSYTMSGSEKEPSQRSDGPIRVLSADGLEVTIDMTVLYRVNPTQAPAIRREIGPGYAYIDKIIRPTARTRIRDNAVMYNAIDLYSKKREEFQVNIFESIRKDFEKRGIILENLLVRNISLPESVKMAIEAKINAEQEAQKMQFVLQKETQEAERKRVEAKGISDYQRIISESLNDRLLKYEQIKVMQNLVKTENSKVIILGDSKNASMLIGDK; this is translated from the coding sequence ATGAACTTTCTTGTCTTTCTCGGAGTCATCCTTTTGGTTATTGGCGTGGCCAACAGGTCAACAAACAAGCCCGGCAAAAGGGTTTCTGGCGTGTTAAAGATAGCGGGAATCGTGATCGTTATTCTTGGCCTGCTGTCGTCTGTTTTCAGGATTGTAGAGCCCGGTAAAGTTGGCGTCAAAAGCCTTTTCGGAAAGGTCCAGCCCACCATTCTGACCAGCGGCCTCAACATTATCAATCCCCTCGAAAAAGTCGAGTTCTTCGACGTTACGACCCAGAGCTATACCATGTCCGGCTCGGAAAAAGAGCCCTCGCAACGGAGCGACGGCCCGATCAGGGTACTGAGCGCTGACGGCCTTGAGGTCACCATCGACATGACCGTGCTCTACAGGGTCAACCCGACGCAGGCGCCTGCCATCCGCCGTGAGATCGGACCGGGATATGCCTATATCGACAAGATCATCCGCCCGACCGCCCGTACCAGAATTCGCGATAACGCTGTGATGTATAACGCCATCGATCTGTACTCGAAAAAACGCGAAGAGTTTCAGGTGAACATTTTCGAGAGCATCAGGAAGGATTTCGAAAAACGCGGCATTATTCTGGAGAACCTGCTGGTACGCAACATCTCGCTTCCGGAGTCGGTGAAGATGGCTATCGAGGCCAAAATCAACGCCGAGCAGGAGGCTCAGAAAATGCAGTTCGTCCTTCAGAAAGAGACCCAGGAAGCCGAACGCAAGCGCGTCGAGGCGAAAGGTATCTCCGACTACCAGCGAATCATCTCGGAATCGCTGAACGACAGGCTGCTGAAGTACGAACAGATCAAGGTGATGCAGAACCTTGTCAAGACCGAGAACTCAAAAGTCATCATCCTCGGCGACAGCAAAAACGCCTCGATGCTCATCGGCGACAAGTAA
- a CDS encoding potassium transporter Kup, producing the protein MSATSEDSHLSSPSGKSDFKHLATLSLAALGVVFGDIGTSPLYAIRECFHGEYSIPVTEQNVLGVLSLLVWSLLLIVTLKYLTFIMKADNEGEGGILALTSLIISHSKKNKSERWFLVGIGLFGASVLCGEAMITPAISVLSAVEGLQVIAPASSNLVIPVTVAILAGLFLFQHHGTARLGALFGPIILLWFASLAVLGLVQIFQYPQIFRAFFPWHGISFLMNNQIHGFMVLGAVFLAVTGAEALYADMGHFGRRPIRLTWAIFVLPALLLNYFGQGALLLADPSVSHHPFYALVPSWALIPMVLLATVATVIASQALITGLYSLTQQAIQLGYLPRLTIRHTSASHIGQIYVPAANWGLMVATISLVLGFGSSSRLAAAYGASMTTTMLISTILFFFVSRHMWKWNPFASFGLLVMFLVIDLSFFSASMSKLFHGAWFPLVMGLSLFMLMMTWKQGRKLLYKQINERTLTVSEFVESLSLQQPQRIKGQAIYLTANPDVVPMALLHNMRHNKILHSEVGLLHFSTERVPRVPNSKKVEVVQLNYGLYKITARYGFMEYPNIRQVLALANQQGMHFKIEAISFFLNREKIVTGIKSKMSVWRKKLFALMSRNALSATAYYDLPSGQVIEIGVQVQI; encoded by the coding sequence ATGTCAGCAACATCCGAAGATTCCCATTTATCCTCCCCCTCCGGCAAATCTGATTTCAAGCATCTTGCCACGTTGTCACTGGCCGCACTGGGTGTGGTGTTTGGCGATATCGGTACCAGTCCGCTCTATGCGATCCGCGAATGCTTCCATGGTGAGTACAGTATTCCGGTGACCGAGCAGAATGTGCTCGGCGTGCTTTCGCTGCTGGTCTGGTCGTTGCTTCTGATCGTTACCCTCAAGTATCTCACCTTCATCATGAAGGCCGATAACGAAGGCGAGGGCGGCATTCTTGCCCTGACCTCCCTCATTATTTCCCACAGCAAGAAGAACAAGAGCGAACGCTGGTTCCTTGTGGGGATCGGGCTTTTTGGCGCGTCGGTACTGTGCGGTGAGGCGATGATTACGCCGGCAATTTCGGTGCTCAGCGCCGTCGAGGGACTTCAGGTGATCGCTCCGGCCTCATCGAACCTGGTTATTCCGGTGACGGTCGCCATTCTTGCAGGCCTGTTTCTTTTTCAGCATCACGGTACGGCACGGCTCGGGGCGTTGTTCGGTCCCATTATTCTGCTCTGGTTCGCATCGCTTGCTGTGCTCGGGTTGGTTCAGATCTTCCAGTATCCGCAAATCTTTCGGGCCTTCTTCCCTTGGCATGGCATTTCGTTTCTGATGAACAACCAGATCCATGGTTTCATGGTGCTCGGCGCGGTCTTTCTTGCCGTGACCGGCGCAGAGGCGCTGTATGCCGATATGGGCCATTTCGGAAGGCGTCCGATTCGCCTGACCTGGGCAATCTTCGTCCTGCCGGCTCTGCTGCTTAACTATTTCGGTCAGGGAGCTTTGCTTCTCGCGGATCCTTCGGTATCGCACCACCCTTTTTATGCGCTCGTGCCGTCGTGGGCCCTGATTCCGATGGTGTTGCTGGCGACGGTTGCAACGGTCATTGCATCGCAGGCGCTGATTACCGGTCTTTACTCGCTGACCCAACAGGCTATCCAGCTCGGTTACCTACCGCGTCTGACGATCCGGCATACCTCGGCCAGCCATATCGGTCAGATCTACGTTCCGGCGGCTAACTGGGGGCTGATGGTCGCCACGATCAGCCTCGTACTCGGCTTTGGCTCTTCGAGCCGGCTGGCAGCTGCGTACGGTGCTTCGATGACCACCACGATGCTGATTTCGACCATTCTGTTCTTCTTCGTCTCAAGGCACATGTGGAAGTGGAACCCGTTTGCCTCGTTCGGTCTGCTGGTGATGTTTCTGGTGATCGATCTCTCGTTTTTCAGCGCCAGCATGAGCAAACTGTTTCATGGCGCATGGTTCCCGCTTGTGATGGGTCTGAGCCTGTTCATGCTTATGATGACCTGGAAGCAGGGACGGAAATTGCTGTACAAGCAGATCAATGAACGCACGCTCACGGTCAGCGAATTTGTCGAAAGTCTCTCATTGCAGCAGCCGCAGCGCATCAAGGGGCAGGCGATTTACCTGACGGCCAACCCGGACGTGGTGCCGATGGCCCTGTTGCATAACATGCGTCATAACAAGATTCTGCACTCCGAAGTCGGGCTCCTGCACTTTTCCACCGAGCGAGTGCCGAGGGTGCCGAACAGCAAAAAGGTGGAGGTTGTTCAGCTCAATTACGGGTTGTACAAGATTACCGCTCGTTACGGCTTTATGGAGTATCCCAATATCCGGCAGGTGCTTGCACTGGCGAACCAGCAGGGAATGCACTTCAAGATTGAGGCCATCAGCTTCTTCCTCAACCGTGAAAAGATCGTGACGGGAATCAAGTCGAAGATGAGCGTCTGGCGGAAAAAACTGTTTGCCCTTATGAGTCGCAATGCGTTGAGCGCGACGGCTTACTATGATCTGCCTTCCGGTCAGGTGATCGAAATCGGTGTACAGGTGCAGATTTGA
- a CDS encoding GIY-YIG nuclease family protein, whose amino-acid sequence MREPAVYILASKPNGTLYIGVTSDLVKRVWEHKNQLLEGFTKKYHVHHLVYFEQHNDMPSAFTREKQLKKWNRAWKIALIEKENPDWRDLWEDICH is encoded by the coding sequence ATGAGAGAGCCAGCCGTTTACATTCTCGCCAGCAAGCCCAACGGCACACTTTACATTGGCGTGACTAGCGACCTGGTCAAGCGAGTCTGGGAGCACAAAAATCAGCTGCTCGAAGGATTTACCAAAAAATACCACGTTCATCACTTAGTATACTTCGAGCAACACAATGATATGCCCTCAGCTTTCACCAGAGAAAAACAGCTCAAGAAATGGAATCGCGCCTGGAAAATTGCACTGATCGAGAAGGAGAATCCCGACTGGCGCGATTTGTGGGAAGATATTTGCCACTAA
- a CDS encoding septal ring lytic transglycosylase RlpA family protein: protein MHYKNNVLSGFLVLALSFITLLSPNSVFARQNTPALKSKTAQPVANGNKFLVATGTASYYGSKFHGRTTANGEQFDMRTFTAAHRSLPFGTIVRVTNLNNGKMVFVTINDRGPYVGKRIIDLSKAAAKQLDMVDAGVSRVKIEAYN, encoded by the coding sequence ATGCACTATAAAAACAACGTTTTATCAGGATTTCTCGTCCTTGCACTCTCATTTATCACCCTACTCTCACCAAACAGCGTTTTCGCTCGCCAGAACACCCCGGCGCTGAAAAGCAAAACCGCCCAACCCGTCGCTAACGGCAACAAATTTCTCGTAGCCACAGGAACAGCCTCCTACTATGGAAGCAAATTCCATGGCAGAACGACAGCCAATGGCGAACAGTTTGACATGAGAACTTTCACGGCCGCTCACCGCTCACTGCCTTTCGGCACCATTGTCCGGGTCACCAACCTCAACAATGGTAAAATGGTCTTCGTGACCATCAACGACCGCGGTCCCTACGTCGGCAAGCGCATCATCGACCTCTCGAAGGCCGCTGCCAAGCAGCTCGACATGGTCGACGCTGGCGTCAGCAGGGTCAAGATCGAAGCCTACAACTGA
- a CDS encoding PHP domain-containing protein → MQWLYCDFHIHTTWSDGSCSIDEVVDLYGDAGFDVIAITDHVLDTESITRYGRPVSELQVMDSSQFSEYQAALWQGARRAWERYGMLLVPGVELTNNTGRYHILALDIKEYISPDLSVEEIIEAIRRQHGISVACHPYIRNHSGENPSAHLWQNHERLAAMFDAWEVANRDDLFNVVGLKKFNYIANSDFHEQRHLLSWKTLLRCEKNVESVKSAIRTNDQVSLFLYRGGKIRQ, encoded by the coding sequence ATGCAGTGGCTTTATTGCGATTTTCACATCCATACGACCTGGAGTGACGGTTCGTGCTCGATTGACGAGGTGGTCGATCTGTACGGCGATGCGGGCTTCGACGTGATCGCCATCACCGACCACGTGCTCGACACCGAAAGCATCACGAGATACGGACGACCGGTATCGGAACTTCAGGTCATGGACAGTTCACAATTCAGCGAGTACCAGGCAGCCTTGTGGCAAGGTGCGCGAAGAGCTTGGGAACGCTATGGAATGCTGCTCGTTCCGGGCGTCGAGCTAACCAACAACACCGGGCGCTACCACATCCTCGCCCTCGACATCAAGGAGTACATCTCACCCGACCTCTCCGTCGAGGAGATCATCGAGGCCATCAGACGGCAGCATGGCATTTCTGTCGCCTGCCACCCCTACATCCGTAACCACTCGGGCGAGAACCCTTCCGCTCACCTCTGGCAGAACCACGAACGGCTCGCCGCGATGTTCGATGCGTGGGAGGTGGCCAACCGCGACGACCTGTTCAACGTGGTCGGGTTGAAGAAGTTCAACTATATCGCCAACTCCGACTTTCACGAACAGCGCCACCTGCTCTCGTGGAAAACGCTCCTGCGATGCGAAAAAAATGTCGAGTCGGTCAAGTCGGCCATCAGAACGAACGACCAGGTTTCGTTGTTTCTCTACCGCGGAGGGAAAATCAGGCAGTAA
- a CDS encoding SDR family oxidoreductase — MNFADSTAVVTGSSSGIGLATCRALLDTGASVFGLSRRETPIAHERFRWLPTDVTIEAEIDRAFEAVFAERGRVDLLVNNAGFGFFRDIESIDPAEWRRLIDTNLTAMFLCTRKVVPSMKKAGRGMIVNIGSVAGKRGIRGGTAYSASKFAVNGFSESLMEELRGFGIRVSCLNPGSVMTEFFDQAGIEPKKHMQPDDLARLIVSLVQLPDGMLPDEMTVRPL; from the coding sequence ATGAACTTCGCAGATTCAACCGCCGTCGTGACTGGCTCCAGCTCCGGCATCGGTCTGGCCACTTGCCGCGCCCTGCTCGACACCGGAGCTTCAGTGTTCGGCCTCAGCCGCCGCGAGACGCCCATCGCGCACGAGCGCTTCCGCTGGTTGCCGACCGACGTGACCATCGAGGCCGAAATCGACCGGGCGTTCGAGGCGGTGTTCGCCGAACGCGGGCGCGTTGATCTGCTGGTCAACAACGCCGGGTTCGGCTTTTTCCGCGACATCGAATCCATCGATCCGGCGGAGTGGCGGCGGCTGATCGACACCAACCTGACCGCCATGTTTCTCTGCACGCGCAAGGTGGTGCCGTCGATGAAAAAGGCCGGGCGCGGCATGATCGTCAACATCGGCTCGGTCGCGGGCAAGCGCGGCATCAGGGGCGGCACGGCCTACAGCGCCTCCAAATTCGCGGTCAACGGCTTTTCCGAATCGCTCATGGAGGAGCTGCGCGGCTTCGGCATCCGCGTGTCGTGCCTCAATCCCGGCTCGGTTATGACGGAGTTTTTCGATCAAGCCGGTATCGAACCGAAAAAGCATATGCAACCGGATGACCTCGCCCGGCTGATCGTCTCGCTTGTCCAATTGCCAGACGGAATGCTTCCCGACGAAATGACCGTCCGCCCTTTGTAA
- a CDS encoding methyltransferase domain-containing protein — protein sequence MSTDPITIFRKTWATYQKVISNNLMFHREISAAVSQLFKANGEPLRLIDLGCGDASHILKLLEPGELAEYCGCDLSQYALDEARKNLEPFGAAINLCCKDMLSALKEAPASHFDIVYSSYALHHLPAEGKLEVFTECHRALRDNGSMILVDVMRDEGQARQEYLYSYNKAVRTQWEALTPDERNQVQEHIRSCDFPETASTLEQLARNAGFTKCRRLEKQTWHEAWCYEK from the coding sequence ATGAGTACAGATCCCATCACGATCTTCCGCAAAACCTGGGCAACCTACCAGAAAGTCATCAGCAACAACCTCATGTTCCACCGGGAGATCTCGGCTGCGGTCTCGCAACTGTTCAAGGCAAACGGTGAACCGCTCCGCCTCATCGACCTCGGCTGCGGCGACGCATCGCACATTCTGAAGCTCCTCGAACCCGGCGAGCTTGCAGAATACTGCGGATGCGACCTCTCGCAATACGCCCTCGACGAAGCCCGCAAAAACCTCGAACCGTTCGGCGCCGCCATCAACCTGTGCTGCAAGGACATGCTCTCCGCGCTGAAGGAAGCGCCCGCAAGCCACTTCGACATCGTCTATTCCAGCTACGCCCTGCACCATCTGCCCGCTGAAGGCAAGCTGGAGGTCTTCACCGAATGCCACCGCGCCCTTCGCGACAACGGCAGCATGATTCTTGTGGATGTGATGCGCGACGAGGGGCAGGCACGACAGGAGTATCTTTACAGCTACAACAAGGCAGTGCGGACGCAATGGGAGGCACTCACGCCCGACGAACGCAACCAGGTGCAGGAGCACATCCGGAGCTGCGACTTCCCCGAAACGGCCTCAACGCTTGAACAACTTGCCCGAAACGCAGGATTCACGAAATGCCGGAGGCTTGAAAAACAGACCTGGCACGAAGCCTGGTGCTACGAGAAATGA
- a CDS encoding CIA30 family protein has product MLVCDFKTTCLNWMNVDDVVMGGVSDSAMQLTPDGTALFAGNLSLENSGGFASVRTVLAQRNYADFDGFRIRVKGDGKRYSFRARNDERFDGVVYKSDFETVPGEWMEIDLPFAGFVPSFRGRTLNDAPPLDNANIVQIGLLISNKQEGAFRLEIVQIEAY; this is encoded by the coding sequence ATGCTTGTTTGTGATTTCAAAACCACGTGCCTGAACTGGATGAACGTCGATGATGTCGTGATGGGTGGCGTTTCGGACAGCGCGATGCAGTTGACTCCAGACGGAACCGCTTTGTTTGCCGGGAATCTGTCGCTGGAAAACTCCGGTGGTTTCGCTTCGGTGCGTACGGTGCTTGCGCAGCGGAATTATGCGGATTTCGACGGGTTCCGGATCAGGGTGAAAGGCGATGGCAAGCGTTACAGCTTCAGGGCGAGGAACGACGAGCGGTTCGATGGCGTCGTCTATAAATCCGATTTCGAGACCGTGCCGGGCGAATGGATGGAGATCGATCTTCCCTTTGCAGGGTTTGTTCCCAGCTTTCGCGGCAGAACGCTCAACGACGCTCCGCCGCTTGACAACGCCAACATTGTGCAGATCGGATTGCTTATTTCGAACAAACAGGAGGGGGCGTTCCGCCTGGAGATCGTGCAGATCGAGGCGTATTGA